In one window of Prevotella fusca JCM 17724 DNA:
- a CDS encoding HD family phosphohydrolase — MIRFKNISNPYWRNMVSKTVLVIVAVVLIVLFLPRTRGKLFHYDEGKPWLYGQLIAKFDFPIFKTDEALKTERDSIMKNFQPYYNINQAVEQKKINQFRHAYKNGIPGLSQEYVDVISHRLHEIYEAGVIDPQQYSALVKDSDNLIRVVTGKQAVSVPISKTFSTLGAYEHLFMDPLLGPKRSVLQQCNLNEYIEPNLLYDKDRSETEMNDMLSLIPQASGMVLEGQRIIDRGDIVDAKTFRVLNSFEQAMEKRKASEDEITSTFIGQTIYVLILICLFTLYLALFRKDYFEKPRSISLLYVMIVIFPILTSLMMEHNILSVYILPFSMAAIFFRVFMDSRTAFIGHMTMVLISAVAVKYQYEFIIVQLVAGLVAIYSLRELSKRSQIFLTALLVTIGSAAVYLSLQLIQADDLSKLDQTMYYHFAANGFFLLFTYPLMLVIEKTFGFVSTVTMFELSNTNSELLRRLSEVAPGTFQHSITVGNLATEIASRIGAKSQLVRTGALYHDIGKMLNPAFFTENQAGINPHDKLNDLESARIIISHVTEGLKLAEKYNLPREIKEFITTHHGAGLAKYFYIHYKNEHPDEEVNEEQFRYPGPNPFTREQAILMMSDTVEAASRSLQEYTEESISELVNRLIDGQVADGNFTDCPITFRDITAAKNVLIERLKSMYHTRIQYPQLKV, encoded by the coding sequence ATGATAAGATTCAAAAACATCAGCAACCCCTACTGGCGCAATATGGTTTCAAAGACGGTATTGGTCATTGTAGCCGTAGTACTGATAGTGCTTTTCCTACCTCGCACAAGGGGCAAGCTGTTCCATTATGACGAGGGCAAGCCATGGCTGTACGGACAGCTGATTGCAAAGTTCGACTTCCCGATCTTCAAGACGGATGAAGCCTTGAAGACTGAAAGGGACTCCATAATGAAGAACTTCCAGCCTTACTACAACATCAACCAAGCCGTAGAACAGAAGAAAATCAACCAGTTCAGGCATGCCTACAAGAATGGTATTCCAGGCTTGTCGCAGGAATATGTTGACGTTATCTCCCACCGCCTGCATGAGATTTACGAGGCTGGAGTGATTGACCCGCAACAGTACTCCGCACTTGTCAAGGACAGTGACAACCTCATACGTGTCGTAACGGGCAAGCAGGCAGTGAGCGTTCCTATCAGCAAGACCTTCTCAACCCTTGGCGCCTATGAGCATCTGTTCATGGACCCGCTGCTCGGACCGAAGCGTTCTGTGCTGCAGCAATGCAACCTGAACGAATATATTGAGCCTAACCTCCTGTATGACAAAGACCGTAGTGAGACGGAAATGAACGACATGCTCAGTCTTATTCCACAGGCATCTGGAATGGTATTGGAAGGGCAGCGTATCATTGACCGCGGCGACATCGTTGATGCAAAGACTTTCCGTGTATTGAATTCCTTTGAACAGGCGATGGAGAAACGTAAGGCTTCCGAGGACGAGATCACCTCAACTTTCATCGGGCAGACCATCTACGTGCTGATTCTCATCTGTCTCTTCACGCTCTATCTGGCACTTTTCCGAAAAGACTATTTCGAAAAGCCTCGTTCCATTTCCCTGCTTTACGTGATGATAGTCATCTTCCCTATCCTCACTTCATTGATGATGGAGCATAACATTCTCAGTGTCTATATCCTGCCATTCAGCATGGCTGCGATATTCTTCCGTGTGTTCATGGATTCACGAACGGCATTCATCGGACACATGACTATGGTACTTATCAGTGCGGTTGCCGTGAAATACCAGTATGAGTTCATCATCGTACAGCTTGTAGCGGGACTCGTAGCGATTTATTCCTTGCGGGAACTGTCAAAGAGAAGTCAGATTTTCCTCACTGCGCTCCTTGTCACCATCGGTTCAGCAGCTGTCTACCTCTCCCTCCAGCTCATTCAGGCAGACGACCTGTCAAAGCTCGACCAGACCATGTATTACCACTTTGCAGCCAACGGCTTCTTCCTCCTCTTTACCTATCCGCTGATGCTGGTTATCGAAAAGACCTTCGGATTCGTCTCAACAGTAACGATGTTTGAGTTGTCAAACACGAACAGCGAGCTGCTACGTCGGCTCAGCGAAGTAGCACCGGGAACCTTCCAGCACTCCATCACTGTCGGTAATCTTGCTACCGAGATAGCGAGCAGAATCGGCGCAAAGAGTCAGCTGGTGCGTACCGGCGCACTCTATCACGACATCGGCAAGATGCTCAACCCTGCTTTCTTCACCGAGAATCAGGCAGGCATCAACCCACATGACAAGTTGAACGACCTGGAAAGTGCACGTATCATCATCAGCCATGTGACCGAAGGATTGAAACTTGCAGAGAAATACAACCTCCCACGTGAAATCAAGGAATTCATCACGACGCACCACGGTGCCGGACTGGCAAAGTATTTCTATATACACTACAAGAACGAACATCCCGACGAGGAAGTCAACGAGGAACAGTTCCGTTATCCCGGACCTAATCCTTTCACACGTGAGCAGGCTATCCTCATGATGAGTGATACCGTTGAGGCTGCATCCCGTTCTCTGCAGGAATACACTGAAGAGAGTATCAGCGAGCTGGTCAACCGACTGATTGACGGACAGGTTGCTGATGGCAACTTCACCGACTGCCCTATTACCTTCCGTGACATCACAGCTGCCAAGAACGTACTCATCGAACGCCTGAAGTCAATGTATCACACACGTATCCAGTACCCGCAGCTGAAGGTTTAG
- a CDS encoding membrane protein, whose amino-acid sequence MKYQKTAIAAALLAMATTTQAGGLLTNTNQNIAFNRNFARVGAIGIDGVYFNPAGVAFLDQGFHLSLNFQNIYQTREITSAFSVPAFAGTPHEYPFKLNGGNPTDGSKSYIGKAAVPILPSFQVAYNKDNWSFQAGFGLTGGGGKASFNEGLPSFERQISLLPALINQQLPTFAALLGQNETPATSYSMQSYMSGQQYDFGLQLGVAYKINEHLSVFGGARFNYIYNKYEGNITNISANVGGNNQNLYDYFDSKVKALNEKASALQAQAAAAQTQAAVYQAQANAATDPATKAQLQAAADQYTAGAQKASEGAKKVSAGADKLNSTKEDVKDRYVEVSQRGWGVTPILGIDYRTGKWNFAARYEFTTKFNIENNTKRDDTKRYENGVNTPNDIPGILALGAQYEVLKNLRVMAGYNYYFDKDARMDNNKQRFLKHNTQEFLAGVEWDINPAVTVSAGGQRTLYGLGDGKYLTDLSFVTSSYSFGIGAKIKVAKNAHLNVAYFFTNYSNFKKEYNDAVVVGKEQVKQPDGTVLTQPKTIPTKNTDIFTRTNKVLGVGLDIDF is encoded by the coding sequence ATGAAGTATCAGAAGACTGCCATTGCTGCTGCATTGCTCGCAATGGCAACAACAACACAAGCCGGAGGACTGCTTACAAATACCAATCAGAACATCGCTTTCAACCGTAACTTCGCACGTGTAGGTGCGATAGGTATTGACGGTGTTTACTTTAATCCGGCTGGTGTAGCATTCCTTGACCAAGGTTTTCACCTCTCTCTTAACTTCCAGAACATATATCAGACACGTGAGATAACATCTGCTTTCAGCGTGCCTGCATTCGCAGGTACACCTCACGAGTATCCCTTCAAGCTGAATGGAGGAAACCCTACAGACGGCAGCAAATCCTACATAGGAAAGGCTGCTGTGCCTATCCTTCCTTCTTTCCAGGTGGCATACAACAAGGACAACTGGAGTTTCCAGGCGGGATTCGGCTTGACAGGCGGTGGCGGAAAGGCTTCTTTCAACGAGGGTCTGCCCAGCTTCGAGCGCCAGATTTCCCTCCTTCCTGCCCTGATTAACCAGCAGCTGCCCACTTTTGCAGCTCTTCTCGGACAGAATGAGACGCCTGCCACATCTTACAGTATGCAGAGCTACATGAGCGGTCAGCAGTATGACTTCGGACTCCAGCTTGGTGTTGCCTATAAAATCAATGAGCACCTGTCAGTATTTGGTGGTGCACGTTTCAACTACATCTATAACAAGTACGAGGGCAACATCACCAACATCTCAGCAAATGTGGGTGGAAACAACCAGAACCTCTACGACTACTTCGACTCAAAGGTAAAGGCTCTGAACGAGAAGGCAAGCGCATTGCAGGCACAGGCTGCCGCTGCACAGACTCAGGCTGCCGTCTATCAGGCACAGGCAAATGCTGCAACTGACCCGGCGACAAAGGCTCAGCTACAGGCCGCAGCCGACCAGTACACAGCTGGTGCACAAAAAGCAAGCGAAGGAGCAAAGAAAGTTAGCGCAGGTGCTGACAAGCTGAACAGTACCAAAGAGGACGTAAAAGACCGCTATGTAGAGGTTTCCCAGCGTGGATGGGGTGTCACTCCTATCCTCGGCATCGACTACCGCACTGGCAAGTGGAACTTCGCTGCACGTTATGAATTCACAACGAAGTTCAATATTGAGAACAATACGAAGCGTGATGACACCAAACGTTACGAGAACGGAGTGAACACTCCTAACGACATCCCTGGCATCCTTGCCCTCGGTGCACAGTATGAGGTACTGAAAAACCTCCGTGTCATGGCAGGTTACAACTACTACTTCGACAAGGACGCACGCATGGACAACAACAAGCAACGTTTCCTCAAACACAACACACAGGAGTTCCTGGCAGGTGTAGAGTGGGACATCAATCCTGCTGTCACCGTCAGTGCAGGTGGCCAGCGCACGCTCTATGGTCTCGGCGATGGCAAGTATCTGACTGACCTCAGCTTCGTAACCAGCAGTTACAGCTTCGGTATCGGTGCCAAGATAAAGGTTGCCAAGAATGCTCACCTCAATGTGGCTTACTTCTTCACAAACTACTCAAACTTCAAGAAGGAGTACAACGATGCAGTTGTCGTTGGCAAGGAGCAGGTGAAACAGCCAGACGGTACCGTTCTGACACAACCAAAAACCATCCCAACAAAGAACACCGACATCTTCACCCGAACCAACAAGGTACTCGGTGTAGGACTGGATATTGATTTCTAA
- the priA gene encoding replication restart helicase PriA, whose product MTYANIILPLPLEGFFTYGVPDALASRVTAGVRVSVPLGKSKTYVGIVAGYPVNIPNPSEESIVGGKKITYKNIIDVLDNAPVLLPQQLKLWHWIADYYMSPIGDVYKAALPSGLKEECGYRPRTELYIRLADNFRHDRTLTLMIDSMKRAAKQVEVLMAYLQLAGVDEMGGITPDTVLREVTREELMNVTHTSVAVVRALQDRKILVTYEKEVGRLNDGEPPHPENMKPLNDAQTEAYNHVLLQMMGHPVTLLHGVTSSGKTEIYIHLIQKALNEHKQVLYLLPEIALTVQITERLKAVFGSRLGIYHSKYSDAERVEIWQKQLSATPYDVILGARSAVFLPFHRLGLVIIDEEHEQSFKQQDPAPRYHARSAAIVLARMYPGAKTLLGTATPSMESYYNAKQGKYGLVELTRRYKNIQLPAIEVVDIKDLYRRKMMTGPFSPRLLSAVREALGRGEQAILFQNRRGFAPMVECRQCGWVPKCPDCDVSLTHHKNMNYLSCHYCGYTMKVPEVCPCCESNDIRGRGYGTEKIEDEVRNIFPDARIARMDLDTTRTRNAYERLINDFSQGRSNLLIGTQMISKGLDFDKVSVVGILNADSMLNYPDFRAYEQSFMMMSQVSGRAGRKGRQGLVILQTKSPELPVIQQVMRNDYQSFYSDLLTERREFHYPPFHRLVYVYLKHRDENTVNTAGLELGSRLREIFGTRVLGPDKPSVARVKTLNIRKIMLKLENGIDYPRVRQYLRSALDAMLKDKRYGALQVYYDVDPL is encoded by the coding sequence ATGACTTACGCTAACATCATCTTACCCCTTCCCCTTGAGGGCTTTTTCACCTACGGTGTGCCCGATGCTCTGGCATCACGGGTCACTGCCGGCGTGCGTGTGTCTGTACCTTTGGGTAAGAGCAAGACTTATGTAGGCATTGTTGCAGGTTATCCTGTAAATATACCGAATCCATCGGAAGAATCTATAGTGGGTGGAAAGAAGATAACCTATAAGAATATCATTGATGTACTGGATAATGCCCCAGTACTCCTTCCACAGCAACTGAAGCTATGGCACTGGATAGCTGACTACTATATGTCGCCTATCGGTGATGTCTACAAGGCAGCACTGCCCTCGGGACTGAAAGAAGAGTGTGGTTATCGTCCCCGTACAGAGCTTTATATCCGTCTTGCTGACAACTTCCGGCACGATCGCACGCTCACACTGATGATTGACTCGATGAAGCGTGCTGCGAAGCAAGTGGAAGTTCTCATGGCTTATCTGCAGCTGGCTGGAGTCGATGAAATGGGGGGAATTACACCTGATACTGTGCTTCGTGAAGTAACAAGAGAGGAACTGATGAACGTAACCCATACCTCGGTTGCTGTCGTCAGGGCGTTGCAGGATCGGAAAATCCTTGTTACCTACGAGAAAGAGGTTGGTAGACTGAATGATGGGGAACCACCACATCCGGAGAATATGAAACCATTGAATGATGCACAGACCGAGGCTTACAATCATGTTCTCCTGCAGATGATGGGGCATCCTGTGACGCTTCTGCACGGAGTGACCTCCTCTGGGAAGACGGAAATATATATCCACCTTATTCAGAAAGCACTCAATGAACACAAGCAGGTGTTGTACCTCCTGCCAGAGATAGCCCTTACGGTGCAGATTACAGAACGCTTGAAGGCGGTGTTTGGTAGTCGTCTGGGAATTTATCACAGTAAGTACAGCGATGCGGAGCGTGTGGAGATATGGCAGAAACAGCTGTCTGCAACGCCATACGATGTCATACTGGGTGCACGGAGTGCCGTTTTTCTCCCATTCCATCGGCTTGGGCTTGTGATAATTGATGAAGAACATGAACAGAGTTTCAAGCAGCAGGACCCTGCACCTCGCTATCATGCCCGTTCGGCAGCCATCGTCCTGGCACGGATGTATCCCGGTGCAAAGACACTCTTGGGGACTGCTACACCCTCTATGGAGAGTTATTACAATGCCAAACAGGGCAAGTATGGTCTTGTGGAGTTGACACGTCGTTATAAAAACATACAATTGCCGGCGATTGAGGTGGTAGACATCAAGGACCTCTACCGTCGGAAGATGATGACAGGTCCCTTCTCTCCACGTCTGCTCTCGGCTGTGCGTGAAGCCTTGGGGCGTGGCGAACAGGCTATCCTGTTCCAGAACCGTCGTGGCTTTGCCCCCATGGTGGAGTGCAGGCAGTGCGGTTGGGTTCCGAAGTGTCCCGACTGTGATGTGTCGCTGACCCACCATAAGAACATGAACTACCTCTCCTGCCACTACTGCGGCTATACGATGAAAGTACCTGAGGTATGCCCCTGTTGTGAGAGTAACGACATCCGGGGACGTGGCTATGGTACGGAGAAGATAGAAGATGAAGTCCGTAACATTTTTCCCGATGCTCGCATTGCCCGTATGGACCTTGATACGACACGCACACGCAATGCCTATGAACGGCTGATTAATGACTTTTCGCAGGGCAGGAGTAATCTTCTGATAGGTACACAGATGATTTCAAAGGGGCTTGACTTCGATAAGGTGTCGGTCGTGGGAATCCTTAATGCGGACTCGATGTTGAACTATCCCGATTTCCGTGCTTACGAGCAGTCGTTCATGATGATGAGCCAGGTGAGTGGGCGGGCTGGCAGAAAGGGTAGGCAGGGATTGGTAATCCTACAGACAAAGAGTCCGGAACTACCTGTCATCCAGCAGGTGATGCGAAACGATTATCAGTCGTTCTATTCCGACTTACTGACTGAGAGACGTGAATTTCATTATCCTCCATTCCATCGTCTTGTCTATGTTTATTTAAAGCATAGGGATGAAAATACTGTGAATACTGCCGGACTGGAGCTTGGCAGCAGGCTGCGTGAAATCTTCGGAACCCGTGTTCTCGGTCCTGACAAACCTTCTGTGGCACGTGTGAAGACGCTGAATATACGGAAAATAATGCTCAAGTTGGAGAATGGTATCGACTATCCACGTGTCCGCCAGTATCTCCGTAGTGCATTGGATGCCATGTTAAAGGATAAGCGGTATGGTGCTCTTCAGGTGTATTATGATGTTGATCCATTATAA
- a CDS encoding porin family protein, with amino-acid sequence MKKVFSLALLALTVFFSIPAHADEPLKIGVKAGLNVSDFHFSSEVFDKSNQIGWFIGPTVKFTLPIVGLGMDASVLYDYRSAKLNYATVEQTVKQQQLSIPVNLRYSIGLGGTANIFFFGGPQIAFNVGDKDYQWNKSSNYALKNSNFSVNLGFGVTALRHLQVSANYNIACGNTADVTWKTATDAATSIFHKKSSRNSSWQLGIAYFF; translated from the coding sequence ATGAAGAAAGTTTTTTCATTGGCTTTATTGGCCCTGACAGTCTTTTTCTCCATTCCTGCACATGCAGATGAACCTTTGAAAATCGGTGTGAAGGCGGGATTGAATGTGAGTGATTTTCACTTCAGCAGTGAAGTGTTTGATAAGTCAAACCAGATCGGCTGGTTTATTGGTCCTACAGTGAAGTTCACCTTGCCAATTGTTGGCTTGGGTATGGATGCCTCTGTTCTCTATGATTACCGTTCTGCCAAGCTCAATTATGCAACTGTGGAACAGACAGTGAAGCAGCAGCAGCTTTCCATTCCTGTGAACCTCCGTTATTCCATCGGGTTAGGTGGTACGGCAAACATCTTCTTCTTTGGTGGTCCTCAAATTGCTTTCAATGTGGGCGATAAGGATTATCAGTGGAACAAGAGTAGCAACTATGCGTTGAAGAACAGTAACTTCAGTGTCAATCTTGGTTTCGGTGTGACAGCCTTGAGACATCTGCAGGTGAGTGCCAATTACAACATTGCCTGTGGCAATACTGCTGATGTTACCTGGAAAACTGCGACTGATGCAGCAACCTCAATCTTCCATAAGAAGAGTAGCCGTAACAGTTCATGGCAGCTGGGCATAGCTTATTTCTTCTAA
- the porN gene encoding type IX secretion system ring subunit PorN/GldN has translation MKRIFLIVCTAFLALTVSAQPAARRNQQQRQSPANTITTRAQISFPTTAPLEEDVVWRRDIYRELKLVEDANAGLYYPTEPVGSQMNLFTYIFKLMMSGPNRGGIAAYNYRMDGNEMFTDSARVKPLQFLDNYHIFYEHTDHGIRLDNSDIPSGEVKGYYLKESAYYDQGTATFHRKVVALCPIMYREDDFGDGEVKYPLFWVRYDDLAPFLAKQTIMTSNLNNAATMSVDDYFTMNLYKGKIYKTTNMLGKTLAQYCPTDSAMAAEQKKIEWELMAFEKTIYGDPARRDSLDSIAAANEALKMPKKAGRSRRSGTTTRTVSRTRRTSSSSAGPAPARVTVRRERH, from the coding sequence ATGAAAAGAATATTTCTCATAGTCTGTACAGCATTTCTGGCACTTACGGTAAGTGCACAGCCTGCTGCACGTCGTAACCAGCAACAGCGTCAGTCGCCAGCGAATACGATTACAACACGTGCACAGATATCCTTCCCGACGACAGCTCCTTTGGAAGAAGATGTTGTCTGGAGACGTGATATCTATCGTGAACTGAAACTTGTTGAGGATGCCAATGCTGGCTTATACTATCCTACTGAGCCTGTAGGTTCACAGATGAATCTCTTTACTTACATCTTCAAGTTGATGATGAGTGGTCCAAACCGTGGCGGTATTGCGGCTTATAACTACCGTATGGACGGCAATGAGATGTTTACTGATTCGGCGCGGGTCAAACCTTTGCAGTTCCTCGACAACTATCACATCTTCTACGAGCATACTGACCATGGTATCCGTCTTGATAACAGCGACATTCCTTCTGGTGAAGTGAAAGGTTACTATCTCAAGGAGAGTGCCTATTATGATCAGGGAACAGCCACCTTCCATCGTAAGGTTGTAGCCCTCTGCCCGATAATGTATCGTGAGGATGACTTTGGAGATGGCGAGGTTAAATACCCTCTCTTCTGGGTTCGTTACGACGATCTGGCTCCTTTCCTTGCCAAACAGACCATCATGACCAGCAATCTGAACAATGCTGCAACGATGAGCGTAGATGATTATTTCACAATGAATCTCTACAAGGGAAAGATTTACAAGACCACCAACATGCTGGGTAAGACCCTCGCACAATACTGTCCTACCGACTCAGCCATGGCTGCTGAACAGAAAAAGATAGAGTGGGAGTTGATGGCTTTTGAGAAGACTATCTATGGTGACCCTGCCCGTCGTGACAGTCTTGACAGTATAGCTGCAGCCAATGAAGCGCTGAAAATGCCAAAGAAAGCTGGTCGCAGCCGCCGTTCTGGTACTACGACAAGGACTGTCAGCCGCACGCGTCGTACTTCTTCCAGCAGTGCAGGACCAGCCCCAGCACGTGTCACAGTACGTCGGGAACGCCATTAA
- the porM gene encoding type IX secretion system motor protein PorM/GldM has product MAIKKRKISPRQKMINLMYIVLMAMLALNISTEVLNGFSVVEESLNRTTGNSSKENDAIFGELDQMMRKNPQKVKQWFMMASTVREMSDSLYNYAQSLKVAIVREADGENGDPLNIEGKDNIEAASYIMLNPANGQGHKLYKAINTYRARILQFVTDPRQKKIIESNLSTEVPRHSMGKNWEEYMFENMPVAAAVTLLSKLQSDVRYAEGEVLHTLVANVGLKDLRVNKLEAFVVPNQTRLYPGETMTAKMFMGAVDSTQQPQVYVNGQLIKGNQITVKAGAPGKHTLSGYILVKDLMGNVLRRNFSQDYWVTGGPQPKQYISPEGMQKVPPFDGMATIAADLMNVLYAGFDNPITISIPNTSQGDIQATMSGGSLVSRGGGHFIARPSAVGQPVTIAVSAKGRKIGEYQFRVRKLPDPSPYIAMGADRFKSGTLSKAVLMSAPGIHAAIDDGLLDIPFNVTSFRVVFFDNMGNAVPLASNGASFSAQQKEQFRQLSRNKRFYITNVVVHGPDGTTRTLNGRNMEVIVR; this is encoded by the coding sequence ATGGCTATTAAGAAGAGAAAGATCTCCCCTCGCCAGAAGATGATAAACCTTATGTATATCGTCCTCATGGCAATGTTGGCATTGAATATCTCCACCGAGGTACTCAATGGCTTCTCTGTTGTTGAAGAGAGCCTGAACCGCACAACGGGAAATTCATCCAAGGAGAACGATGCTATCTTTGGCGAGCTCGACCAGATGATGCGCAAGAATCCACAGAAGGTAAAGCAGTGGTTCATGATGGCATCGACGGTAAGAGAGATGAGTGATTCTCTCTATAATTATGCACAGTCACTGAAAGTAGCCATCGTTCGTGAGGCTGATGGTGAGAATGGTGACCCCTTGAATATCGAAGGAAAGGATAATATTGAGGCTGCCAGCTACATTATGTTGAATCCTGCAAATGGGCAGGGACACAAGCTCTATAAGGCAATCAATACCTATAGAGCACGTATTCTCCAGTTTGTAACGGATCCGCGACAGAAGAAGATAATTGAAAGTAACCTTTCTACGGAGGTTCCCCGCCATTCAATGGGGAAGAACTGGGAAGAGTATATGTTCGAGAATATGCCTGTTGCAGCGGCAGTGACGCTTCTTTCGAAATTGCAGAGCGATGTCCGCTATGCTGAAGGTGAGGTGTTGCATACCTTGGTGGCTAATGTCGGACTGAAAGACTTGCGTGTCAACAAGCTGGAGGCATTCGTTGTGCCGAATCAGACACGCCTTTATCCAGGTGAGACGATGACCGCAAAGATGTTTATGGGTGCTGTTGACTCAACACAGCAACCACAGGTCTATGTCAACGGGCAGCTTATCAAGGGTAATCAGATTACTGTCAAGGCTGGTGCTCCGGGCAAACATACATTGAGTGGATACATTCTTGTCAAGGATTTGATGGGTAATGTGTTGCGCAGAAACTTCTCGCAGGACTACTGGGTGACGGGTGGTCCGCAGCCAAAGCAGTACATCAGTCCTGAAGGAATGCAGAAGGTTCCACCGTTTGATGGTATGGCTACGATTGCTGCCGACCTGATGAACGTGCTCTATGCAGGCTTTGATAACCCGATAACAATCAGTATCCCTAACACGTCTCAAGGTGATATACAGGCTACGATGTCAGGTGGTTCGCTCGTGTCAAGAGGCGGTGGTCATTTCATTGCACGTCCGTCGGCTGTCGGTCAGCCTGTGACCATTGCCGTTTCTGCCAAGGGTCGCAAGATAGGAGAGTATCAGTTCCGTGTGCGAAAACTGCCGGATCCATCGCCATATATCGCTATGGGTGCTGACAGATTCAAGAGTGGAACGCTGTCTAAGGCTGTACTTATGTCGGCACCGGGTATTCATGCGGCTATTGATGATGGCTTGCTTGACATTCCTTTCAACGTAACCAGCTTCCGTGTTGTCTTCTTTGACAATATGGGTAACGCTGTACCTCTGGCAAGTAACGGTGCTTCCTTCTCTGCACAGCAGAAGGAACAGTTCCGTCAGTTGAGCCGTAACAAGCGTTTCTACATTACAAATGTTGTCGTTCATGGTCCTGATGGCACAACCCGAACGCTCAATGGAAGAAATATGGAGGTTATTGTGAGGTAG
- the porL gene encoding type IX secretion system motor protein PorL/GldL yields MTQYSKYNFVYHLQKWMDSVPGQTFLNYGYSWGASVVILGALFKLTHLPGANIMLYFGMGTEVVVFFLSAFDRPFDKTDDGRELPTHVTDEYLERTESDTERPAVVTQPRYAAVENVAQSVQQAMPSASDIAVAVVGQQSKAIADAQQQTPEMVEAQTNYVSALQSLTEMLGKVNDQSQRLTRDSEEMENLNRTLTGIAKVYEMQLKGASQQIGTIDQINEQTRKMAQQIEQLNSIYARMIEAMTVNMRVAAPGAATQQSATGSL; encoded by the coding sequence ATGACACAGTACAGCAAATACAACTTTGTTTACCATCTGCAGAAGTGGATGGATAGCGTTCCAGGACAGACGTTCCTTAACTATGGTTATAGCTGGGGTGCTTCGGTAGTTATTCTCGGAGCCTTGTTCAAGCTGACCCACTTGCCGGGAGCTAATATTATGCTCTACTTCGGTATGGGTACGGAGGTTGTTGTGTTCTTCCTGTCAGCTTTTGACCGTCCGTTTGACAAGACTGATGATGGTCGTGAACTCCCGACACATGTTACTGACGAGTATCTTGAGCGGACGGAGAGTGATACGGAAAGACCAGCTGTTGTTACACAGCCACGATATGCTGCCGTTGAGAATGTCGCACAGAGTGTCCAGCAGGCAATGCCTTCAGCCAGCGATATTGCTGTAGCGGTTGTCGGTCAGCAGAGTAAGGCTATTGCCGATGCACAACAGCAGACGCCGGAGATGGTAGAGGCGCAGACCAACTACGTATCGGCACTGCAGAGTCTGACGGAGATGTTGGGCAAGGTGAACGACCAGAGCCAGCGTCTTACCCGTGACAGCGAAGAGATGGAGAATCTCAACCGCACGCTCACAGGTATTGCGAAGGTCTATGAGATGCAGCTCAAGGGCGCCAGCCAGCAGATTGGTACGATTGACCAGATTAATGAACAGACCCGCAAGATGGCACAGCAGATTGAACAGCTCAATAGTATCTACGCCCGAATGATTGAGGCAATGACTGTCAATATGCGTGTCGCAGCACCTGGTGCAGCCACCCAGCAGTCTGCCACTGGGAGCTTGTAA